A single region of the Fimbriimonadaceae bacterium genome encodes:
- a CDS encoding long-chain fatty acid--CoA ligase, translating to MSTVQEPVTNVELLSMGAMLRKSIQRWPERVAMRVPEGSDFRSITYTQLGELVRQYAGALKSLGLAKGDRICLQSDNCYEWALTDWGCQSLGVILVPIYPTLPADQAQYIVRDCGAKIVIAGNTDQSAKTKGMAGVQTTLLRGAEGSLDEISKRPGIELSLEDWNAHIDAVDPEEVATFIYTSGTTGQPKGAMLPHRAITWLCSEIKECLPIDENDTFLCFLPMSHVFERFAGQALPISKGACIGYAKNLASLASDMVKVKPTIVLCVPRFLEATREKILDGVKKQSGLKQKLFNLALSQGVTRARGGFAPVAGVLDKVVGSKIREKTGGRIRFFVSGGAALPQHVAEFYMAMGLNVLQGYGLTETTAATCVNHPDDNKYWTVGMPIKDVQVKLAEDGEILVRGRSVMLGYYNLPEETAAAIDSDGWFHTGDIGAWEGKHLKITDRKKDILVLANGKNVAPQPIENKIKESAYIAEAVVFGDGSECCYALIVPNFEKIKAEIESKGMQAPSEHQMAELDAVKKLIKDEMEKVNKDSADFERVKKWVLVDASFSVESGELTPSLKVKRKVVAEKFAKELESLRR from the coding sequence ATGAGCACCGTACAAGAGCCTGTCACTAACGTCGAACTCCTGTCTATGGGAGCGATGCTTCGTAAGTCGATCCAACGATGGCCGGAGCGCGTGGCGATGCGCGTTCCCGAGGGCTCCGACTTCCGCTCGATAACCTACACTCAACTCGGCGAGCTCGTGCGGCAGTATGCAGGCGCGCTCAAGAGTCTGGGATTGGCGAAGGGCGACCGGATTTGTCTCCAGAGCGATAACTGCTACGAGTGGGCTTTGACGGACTGGGGATGTCAGTCGCTCGGTGTAATCCTCGTGCCGATCTATCCCACGTTGCCCGCGGATCAAGCTCAATACATCGTTCGCGATTGCGGGGCAAAGATCGTGATTGCGGGCAATACCGACCAGTCAGCTAAGACAAAGGGCATGGCTGGAGTTCAAACAACGCTCTTGCGCGGCGCTGAGGGTTCGTTGGACGAGATCTCTAAAAGGCCAGGAATCGAGCTAAGTCTTGAAGACTGGAATGCCCATATTGATGCAGTGGACCCTGAGGAGGTCGCCACGTTCATTTACACGAGCGGGACAACAGGGCAGCCTAAGGGTGCGATGCTGCCTCACCGGGCGATCACGTGGCTCTGCTCGGAGATCAAAGAGTGTTTGCCGATCGACGAGAACGACACTTTCCTCTGCTTCCTTCCGATGTCGCACGTGTTTGAGCGCTTTGCCGGGCAGGCCCTACCGATTTCGAAGGGCGCTTGCATTGGATACGCCAAGAACCTCGCCTCCCTGGCGAGCGACATGGTCAAGGTCAAGCCCACCATCGTGCTGTGTGTCCCTCGATTCTTGGAGGCCACGCGAGAGAAAATTTTGGATGGCGTCAAGAAGCAGTCGGGGCTCAAACAAAAGCTATTCAATCTCGCACTCAGCCAAGGCGTCACTCGGGCGCGGGGTGGATTTGCCCCGGTAGCTGGCGTGCTCGACAAGGTTGTCGGGAGCAAGATTCGCGAGAAGACAGGAGGCCGGATTCGCTTTTTCGTTTCAGGCGGGGCTGCTTTGCCACAGCACGTCGCCGAGTTTTATATGGCGATGGGGCTGAACGTTTTGCAGGGGTATGGCCTGACGGAGACCACTGCCGCGACCTGTGTCAACCACCCGGACGACAACAAATATTGGACGGTGGGCATGCCGATCAAGGACGTGCAAGTCAAGCTTGCCGAAGATGGGGAGATCTTGGTGCGCGGCCGTAGCGTCATGCTCGGCTACTACAACCTCCCAGAAGAGACTGCCGCCGCCATCGACAGCGACGGCTGGTTCCACACAGGGGACATCGGCGCTTGGGAGGGCAAACACCTCAAGATCACCGACCGGAAAAAGGACATTCTTGTCCTTGCCAATGGAAAGAACGTTGCTCCACAGCCGATTGAGAACAAGATCAAAGAGAGCGCGTACATTGCGGAAGCCGTGGTTTTCGGTGACGGTAGCGAATGTTGCTACGCGCTGATCGTTCCGAACTTCGAGAAGATCAAAGCTGAGATTGAGTCGAAGGGGATGCAAGCCCCAAGTGAGCACCAGATGGCTGAACTTGATGCGGTGAAGAAGCTCATAAAGGACGAGATGGAAAAGGTCAACAAGGACTCGGCAGATTTTGAACGCGTGAAGAAGTGGGTCCTTGTGGACGCAAGCTTCAGCGTCGAGAGTGGCGAACTTACTCCTTCGCTCAAGGTCAAGCGAAAAGTCGTGGCGGAGAAGTTCGCCAAAGAGCTTGAGAGCCTGCGCCGATAG
- a CDS encoding DUF58 domain-containing protein: MVPTRRLWFLFVLGVPLAALFAVFGYGWAIWAYNFGLLLAAVISFRLAPDTKTLRIRRKFDPVLSVRVPNRVEVLIENEGVEKIGGVFRDEPPLAFTTTEKEFPMDLEPGRAMSLDYHITPPERGSDFFRGSYLKLRCPFGLVDRIVRLGTGQPVRVYPNVLALREFDLLKQRGKLNQMGIRKTAIRGLGSEFESLRDYTEGDDYRKIDWKASARRSKLVVRQYETERNQSVIIVLDIGRKMLSEVNGVSKLDHALDACLMLAHAAQVAGDQVGLLVYADTVRRYIPPKKGRNQVGIIIEAIHNIMAEPVESDQIMAFSYLATRWKRRSLVVAFTDAEDEDQAKDLVTALGPMARRHLTLLTRVSDPRLKESAERGVFELNDLYFKAAALSFTGDRQRAGTRLQSAGVHSIDAEPQELAAALVSYYFMVKERSLL, encoded by the coding sequence ATGGTTCCGACACGGCGACTTTGGTTCCTGTTTGTCCTGGGTGTGCCTTTGGCGGCCCTGTTTGCCGTGTTCGGGTACGGGTGGGCGATTTGGGCTTACAACTTCGGCCTTCTGCTTGCTGCAGTGATCAGTTTCCGGCTTGCCCCCGATACCAAGACCCTTCGCATTCGGCGGAAGTTTGACCCCGTGCTCTCTGTTCGAGTGCCGAACCGAGTTGAGGTTCTCATCGAGAACGAGGGTGTAGAGAAAATCGGAGGGGTCTTTCGGGATGAGCCACCTTTGGCATTTACGACAACTGAGAAAGAGTTCCCAATGGACTTGGAGCCGGGGCGAGCGATGTCTTTGGACTATCACATCACGCCACCCGAGCGCGGGAGCGATTTCTTTCGTGGTTCTTATCTGAAGCTGCGTTGTCCGTTTGGGTTGGTCGACCGGATCGTTCGGCTCGGCACGGGCCAGCCCGTACGTGTGTATCCCAACGTCTTGGCGCTGCGTGAGTTTGACCTTCTCAAGCAGCGAGGAAAGCTCAACCAGATGGGTATTCGTAAAACGGCAATCCGGGGGTTGGGGTCGGAGTTCGAGAGCCTGCGCGACTATACCGAGGGCGACGACTACCGCAAAATCGACTGGAAAGCCTCGGCTCGACGCAGCAAACTGGTTGTGCGGCAGTACGAAACCGAGAGGAATCAATCGGTGATCATCGTACTGGACATCGGGCGCAAGATGCTCAGCGAGGTCAACGGCGTTTCCAAGCTAGATCATGCTCTGGATGCGTGTTTGATGCTGGCTCATGCCGCTCAGGTGGCAGGTGATCAGGTGGGTCTCCTCGTATACGCAGATACCGTTCGCCGGTATATCCCCCCCAAGAAGGGCCGCAACCAAGTTGGGATCATCATCGAAGCGATTCACAACATCATGGCGGAACCGGTCGAGAGTGATCAGATCATGGCCTTTAGCTATCTTGCGACACGATGGAAGCGGCGGTCGTTGGTGGTGGCGTTCACCGATGCGGAGGACGAGGACCAGGCGAAGGATCTTGTGACGGCGCTCGGGCCGATGGCAAGACGGCACTTGACCCTTCTGACCCGGGTGAGCGACCCGAGGCTCAAGGAGTCGGCGGAAAGGGGCGTTTTTGAGCTGAACGATCTTTACTTCAAGGCCGCGGCTCTAAGCTTCACCGGCGACCGGCAGCGTGCAGGAACGCGGTTGCAGTCGGCCGGAGTCCACAGCATCGATGCCGAGCCGCAAGAGCTTGCGGCGGCTTTGGTGTCGTACTATTTTATGGTGAAGGAACGGTCTCTGCTCTAG
- a CDS encoding sensor domain-containing diguanylate cyclase, producing MRLQNLYNSEAWAVLSSLYRAVAIVHRDGRVLLSGGEFGKNLSTFLETLDEPYLNKLGRGLSGEAIEFLHDINRSDLPELLKLKPLEGEDGKVEAVLVTAEDAPAEMLRQTDVQARLNEYEFIIRNIRQGIWQLDDTGIVVECNPYLAQWLEYEESEVIGAHASQFMVGTDLKSVTARETCANFEAEFLTKSGIRRNALVSTCPTLNSEGHVAGTIDIITDITAEHALHSRLVSEVQKMAKLASIDALTGAANRLTFDTVLENLTEEAEKAPFGVVAIDLDFFKQVNDTYGHPAGDRVLVEVVNKLEQLVRSSDIVARLGGDEFVVLLADATPERTEQIAKRLRDRLQFYLPVDGNKIPVHVSVGWAHSSEGVADIVSRADRMLYEGKRKSRDGHSIADLAGWIDKRPEIL from the coding sequence ATGAGGCTACAAAACCTCTACAATTCGGAAGCTTGGGCTGTGCTGAGCAGCCTTTATCGTGCCGTCGCGATCGTTCATCGTGACGGACGCGTTCTGCTGTCTGGCGGCGAGTTCGGCAAAAACCTTTCCACATTCCTCGAAACGCTGGACGAGCCGTACCTTAACAAACTTGGGCGTGGGCTGTCAGGCGAAGCGATTGAATTCCTGCACGACATCAACCGAAGCGACTTACCTGAGCTTCTAAAGCTGAAGCCGCTAGAGGGTGAGGACGGCAAAGTTGAAGCGGTCCTTGTGACAGCGGAAGATGCCCCCGCTGAGATGCTCAGGCAGACCGACGTGCAGGCGCGTCTCAACGAATACGAGTTCATCATTCGCAACATCCGGCAGGGGATTTGGCAGCTCGACGACACAGGAATCGTGGTGGAATGCAACCCGTATCTGGCGCAATGGCTCGAGTACGAAGAGTCGGAAGTGATCGGGGCTCACGCCAGTCAGTTTATGGTCGGAACCGACTTGAAGTCGGTGACGGCGAGAGAGACCTGTGCGAATTTTGAAGCGGAGTTCTTGACCAAGAGCGGTATCCGTCGCAATGCACTTGTTTCTACCTGCCCCACCTTGAATTCGGAAGGGCACGTTGCTGGAACGATCGACATCATCACGGACATCACCGCCGAACATGCACTTCACTCACGGCTTGTGAGCGAGGTTCAAAAGATGGCGAAACTCGCCAGCATCGACGCCCTAACGGGTGCGGCGAACCGACTGACTTTTGACACGGTTTTGGAGAACCTGACGGAGGAAGCCGAAAAGGCTCCATTTGGCGTGGTGGCCATCGACCTCGACTTCTTCAAACAGGTGAACGACACGTACGGTCATCCGGCTGGTGATCGCGTGCTCGTCGAAGTCGTAAACAAGCTTGAACAGTTAGTTCGTAGCTCCGATATCGTGGCTCGGCTCGGTGGCGATGAGTTCGTCGTGCTGCTTGCCGACGCCACCCCCGAGCGAACGGAACAGATCGCCAAGCGATTGCGTGACCGTCTGCAGTTCTATTTGCCGGTGGATGGCAACAAGATTCCAGTTCATGTGTCTGTTGGCTGGGCTCATAGCTCGGAGGGTGTGGCAGATATCGTTTCTCGGGCCGACCGGATGCTCTATGAGGGCAAACGCAAGTCCCGCGATGGACATTCTATCGCCGACCTTGCGGGATGGATCGATAAGCGACCCGAAATCTTATGA
- a CDS encoding RDD family protein, giving the protein MAQEVALLSPEKTIVTYRLAGIGSRALANILDVIIVWVTLTVLVSIIALAGGLMGVFASSIFEAIFMILAFAGPLLYFILFEGLWNGQTIGKKAAGIRVRMVDGTAVRFGSAVGRNLMRAADFLPFGYFAGVIAMFTNPRSQRIGDLISGTIVVYERTAPVRFTVAPHAVATHPLENSVGELKGMTMEEYLALRRFCDRFPELSTNIQNKMIEEVWKPIARTRGIPELANVHPIYVAEAAVMRYGRTHGLL; this is encoded by the coding sequence ATGGCCCAAGAGGTCGCGCTGTTAAGCCCGGAAAAAACGATTGTCACGTACCGCCTAGCCGGGATCGGCTCGCGTGCGCTGGCGAACATCCTCGACGTGATCATTGTCTGGGTAACCCTTACCGTCCTGGTCTCGATCATCGCGCTGGCTGGCGGACTGATGGGTGTTTTTGCCTCCAGCATCTTTGAGGCGATCTTCATGATCCTTGCGTTTGCGGGTCCCCTCCTCTACTTCATTCTGTTTGAGGGGCTTTGGAACGGGCAAACGATTGGCAAAAAAGCTGCAGGGATTCGCGTTCGCATGGTGGACGGCACAGCCGTGCGCTTTGGGTCGGCTGTCGGACGTAACCTGATGCGCGCTGCCGACTTCCTCCCGTTTGGATACTTCGCCGGAGTCATCGCGATGTTTACGAATCCGCGAAGCCAGCGTATCGGCGACCTCATATCGGGCACCATCGTCGTCTACGAACGGACAGCGCCCGTTCGATTCACGGTTGCACCCCATGCCGTCGCTACCCACCCTCTCGAAAACTCCGTCGGAGAATTGAAGGGGATGACCATGGAGGAGTATCTTGCTCTGCGTCGATTTTGTGACCGCTTCCCCGAACTCTCCACAAACATTCAAAACAAGATGATTGAAGAGGTCTGGAAGCCCATCGCCCGAACGCGCGGAATACCGGAGCTCGCAAACGTCCATCCGATCTATGTTGCAGAGGCCGCTGTCATGCGCTACGGAAGAACACACGGATTGTTATGA